A stretch of the Sphingobacterium thalpophilum genome encodes the following:
- a CDS encoding TetR/AcrR family transcriptional regulator, with product MKDSVLSRKERIMKEALLLFSEQGYTNTSTKTIAQNAGVSEALIFKHFGNKDALLVYLIKSGYRKVLTHHRGMMTYREPKDFLRTMINLPNKLVTAEPIFWKLQERLSHHPFSKQQHEQFMKPVQPIIHRAFKELGYENPELETQFLLLIIDTLWKKEAIGELEHVMELTLFLEKKYNLI from the coding sequence ATGAAAGATAGTGTTTTGAGTAGAAAAGAGCGGATCATGAAGGAAGCTTTGCTGCTTTTTTCAGAACAGGGTTATACCAATACGTCTACCAAAACGATTGCACAGAATGCCGGTGTTTCGGAGGCTTTGATTTTCAAACATTTTGGTAATAAGGATGCGCTTCTGGTCTATCTGATCAAGTCCGGGTATCGCAAAGTGCTGACGCATCACCGTGGGATGATGACTTACCGTGAGCCGAAAGACTTTTTGCGGACCATGATCAACCTGCCGAACAAGCTGGTGACGGCCGAACCAATATTCTGGAAACTGCAGGAACGTCTGTCGCACCATCCTTTTTCTAAACAGCAGCACGAACAGTTTATGAAGCCCGTGCAGCCCATTATTCATCGTGCGTTTAAGGAACTGGGATATGAAAATCCCGAACTTGAAACACAGTTCCTGCTGTTGATCATAGATACGCTATGGAAGAAAGAAGCAATCGGTGAATTGGAGCATGTGATGGAACTGACGCTGTTTCTGGAAAAAAAGTATAATCTGATTTAG
- a CDS encoding glycoside hydrolase family 3 protein, which produces MFKKLGLGLLALAGTISFLRAQDKKDFVKYINSQHDWVDAVFNTLTPKEKVAQLFLVRAHTNLGQKYIDSVAQVVKDEQLGGLVVFQGGPVRHVDMFNRYQSLAKVPLMITFDGEWGLGMRMPDSTLSFPYQMTLGAVQDNQLIYRMGREVAQDFHRIGMHFNFAPDVDINNNPKNPVIGIRSFGDNKYNVTQKAKAYMDGMVDGGILASIKHFPGHGDTDVDSHYDLPQLPFDKKRLDTLEMYPFKELINAGAPAVMVAHMNIPSLDATPNMPSSISKKVVTDLLRNELGFKGLTVTDAMDMKGVKKFFPNGEADVQAIIAGHDLLEVSENSKRAIDLILKAIDEGRIAQSDIDARVKRVLAAKLWLGLDKYQTTSQQNLYADLHRASAIQLIDELSNAAITALRSTDKLKSFKKELPTAIINIGIPANQTFQDDLIKGLSNATAYFVPDSISKDEMKRLVKEIKKNKQYIIAVHDTRLRPRPSLVLNENVQGLMNKFAKKSILTLFTNAYALDGIEASKKAKTILLAYQNDAFMQHAAAKTVLGQNIPKGKLPVTINKKFKTGHGK; this is translated from the coding sequence ATGTTCAAAAAACTTGGTCTCGGACTATTGGCTTTGGCCGGCACGATTTCATTCCTGCGAGCACAAGACAAGAAAGATTTTGTGAAATATATCAATTCCCAGCACGATTGGGTAGATGCGGTATTCAATACATTGACACCAAAGGAAAAAGTTGCTCAATTGTTTTTGGTGCGGGCGCATACGAATCTGGGCCAGAAGTATATCGATTCTGTTGCACAGGTTGTGAAAGACGAACAGCTTGGTGGCCTTGTTGTATTTCAGGGTGGACCCGTGCGGCATGTGGACATGTTCAACCGTTATCAGTCCCTGGCAAAGGTACCGTTGATGATAACTTTTGATGGTGAATGGGGGCTTGGTATGCGGATGCCGGATTCTACGTTATCTTTTCCTTATCAGATGACCCTCGGAGCTGTGCAGGACAATCAGCTGATCTACCGGATGGGCCGCGAAGTTGCACAGGATTTTCACCGGATTGGTATGCACTTCAATTTTGCGCCGGATGTGGATATCAACAATAATCCTAAAAACCCGGTAATCGGTATCCGTTCATTCGGCGATAATAAATATAATGTTACCCAAAAGGCAAAGGCCTATATGGACGGCATGGTTGATGGTGGTATATTGGCATCCATCAAACATTTCCCGGGACATGGAGATACTGATGTCGACTCACATTATGATCTGCCACAGTTACCTTTTGATAAAAAGAGGCTCGATACGCTGGAAATGTATCCATTCAAAGAGCTTATCAATGCTGGAGCTCCCGCGGTGATGGTGGCACATATGAATATTCCGAGCCTTGATGCTACTCCCAACATGCCTTCGTCAATTTCAAAAAAGGTTGTTACGGACCTTCTCCGGAATGAGCTCGGTTTTAAGGGGCTGACCGTCACCGATGCGATGGACATGAAAGGGGTGAAAAAATTTTTTCCGAACGGAGAGGCGGATGTACAGGCGATCATTGCGGGACATGATCTGCTGGAAGTGTCGGAGAACAGTAAACGGGCGATTGACCTTATCCTGAAAGCCATCGACGAAGGGCGTATTGCACAGTCCGATATCGATGCCCGCGTAAAGCGTGTACTTGCGGCCAAGCTGTGGTTGGGGCTGGATAAATATCAGACGACATCGCAGCAAAATTTATACGCGGACCTTCATCGGGCATCTGCCATACAGCTGATCGATGAACTGTCCAATGCGGCAATCACTGCGCTTAGATCAACGGACAAGTTGAAATCTTTCAAAAAGGAGCTGCCGACAGCAATTATTAATATTGGCATCCCGGCCAATCAGACCTTCCAGGATGATCTCATTAAAGGTCTGAGTAATGCAACAGCGTATTTTGTCCCCGACAGCATCAGCAAAGACGAAATGAAGCGCCTTGTCAAAGAGATCAAGAAAAACAAGCAATATATCATTGCCGTACATGATACCAGACTTCGTCCGCGGCCTTCCCTCGTGCTGAATGAAAATGTACAAGGTCTAATGAACAAGTTTGCCAAAAAGTCCATTCTGACTTTATTCACCAACGCCTATGCCCTGGATGGCATTGAAGCTTCGAAAAAAGCCAAGACGATTTTACTAGCCTATCAGAACGATGCATTTATGCAACATGCTGCTGCGAAGACCGTCCTTGGCCAAAATATCCCAAAGGGGAAATTGCCGGTAACCATCAACAAGAAATTTAAAACGGGACACGGAAAATAG
- a CDS encoding glycoside hydrolase family 10 protein, with translation MTGKTYLYSFFAFVICLLSIKTYPQQLPKREFRGVWVATIGNIDWPSVKAGSNVAQQKQEFIDLLDQHRSAGLNAIILQVRPAADAFYAKSREPWSRYLTGKQGQPPSPFYDPLQFAIEEAHKRGMELHAWFNPYRASTTLNPAHFSDDHITKRHPEWFFTYAGKKLFNPGLPEVRKYIIDVIMDVVKNYDVDGIHFDDYFYPYPDSRSTPVPDQMTFAQYNNGFEHIEDWRRNNVNMLVRDLGTAIKRVKPYVKYGISPCGVWDNKENNSAGSETRGLSAYRELYADGVKWMQEGWIDYINPQIYFPFKNRAAAYEILVSWWQRHTYGRHFYVGHGAYRVTENKVGWTDKSQIPRQVRHLREEHLVGGSIYFSSRSLTDNLAGLQDSMRNDLYRAPALPPTMPWLDSIAPNAPFGLLVKSLANGKMNTLFWQKPDAASDGESAYGYVVYRFAEGERVNIKDPSKIISISYDADKLQYTDDDIKPRHRYKYVVTAIDRMKNESRPSDSREVDEDL, from the coding sequence ATGACCGGGAAAACATATTTATATTCTTTTTTTGCCTTTGTTATTTGTTTATTATCAATTAAAACATACCCGCAGCAGCTACCTAAGCGAGAGTTTCGCGGTGTATGGGTAGCGACTATAGGTAATATAGACTGGCCTTCTGTCAAGGCGGGCAGTAATGTAGCACAACAAAAACAGGAATTTATCGACCTTTTGGACCAGCATCGAAGCGCGGGCCTAAACGCCATTATTTTACAGGTTCGCCCTGCTGCTGATGCCTTTTATGCAAAGAGCAGGGAACCCTGGAGCCGATATCTTACGGGCAAACAGGGACAACCTCCGTCCCCCTTTTACGACCCACTGCAATTCGCGATCGAAGAAGCGCATAAAAGGGGAATGGAGCTGCACGCATGGTTTAATCCCTATCGGGCGTCGACGACCTTAAACCCAGCACATTTCTCGGACGACCATATCACAAAAAGGCACCCTGAATGGTTCTTTACCTATGCGGGGAAAAAACTTTTTAATCCCGGACTCCCCGAAGTACGCAAATATATCATCGACGTCATTATGGACGTGGTCAAGAATTATGACGTGGATGGCATCCATTTTGACGACTATTTTTACCCTTATCCGGACAGCCGGAGCACTCCAGTACCTGACCAGATGACGTTTGCACAATATAATAACGGCTTTGAGCATATCGAAGACTGGCGCCGCAATAACGTCAACATGCTCGTACGAGATCTGGGGACTGCCATCAAACGAGTCAAGCCTTATGTCAAATACGGAATCAGTCCCTGCGGTGTATGGGATAATAAGGAGAATAATAGTGCGGGATCCGAAACACGGGGCCTGAGCGCCTACCGGGAGCTCTATGCCGATGGGGTCAAATGGATGCAGGAAGGCTGGATAGACTATATCAATCCGCAGATCTACTTTCCTTTTAAAAACCGGGCGGCAGCTTATGAAATACTGGTATCCTGGTGGCAACGACATACCTACGGGCGGCATTTTTATGTCGGACACGGTGCATACCGCGTCACAGAAAACAAAGTTGGGTGGACCGACAAAAGCCAGATTCCACGACAGGTGCGGCACTTACGGGAAGAGCATCTTGTAGGTGGAAGTATTTATTTTAGCTCGCGGTCGCTTACTGATAATCTCGCGGGGCTACAGGACTCCATGCGAAATGACCTCTACCGTGCACCTGCATTGCCACCTACAATGCCATGGCTGGACAGCATCGCGCCCAACGCACCCTTTGGATTACTCGTAAAATCTTTGGCCAACGGTAAAATGAATACGCTCTTCTGGCAAAAACCCGATGCGGCAAGTGATGGCGAATCCGCCTACGGGTATGTTGTCTATCGTTTTGCTGAAGGCGAACGGGTCAACATCAAAGATCCCAGCAAAATCATTTCTATCAGCTATGACGCGGATAAACTCCAGTACACCGATGACGACATCAAGCCGCGCCACCGCTATAAATACGTCGTCACGGCCATTGACAGGATGAAAAACGAAAGCCGGCCTTCCGATAGCCGGGAAGTTGACGAAGACCTTTAA
- a CDS encoding L-serine ammonia-lyase produces MSKEQISVFDMFKIGIGPSSSHTLGPWRAAQQFTHVLHIQGVLAEVEQVKILLYGSLAKTGAGHGTDIAVLLGLSGDDPVTFDVDRVTPKVEHIKAVGELEVGGERKIPFSYTEDLLFLYTESLPFHPNAVTFQAFLASGKAITETYYSIGGGFVVQENDNESVLSEVDLPFPVDTAQELLHWTMKTGLKISELVLENECAWREESETVAGVLNIYKTIYECIYRGCHTGGTLPGGLNVERRAAKLNKKLMQGRSYQDYASWVMAIREGGQNFQYILDWVSCFALAVNEENASFGRVVTAPTNGASGVIPAVLQYFITFHDGMRENKIIQFILTASEIGSIFKKNATISAAMGGCQAEIGVSSAMAAGALTEVLGGSQRQVLMAAEIAMEHHLGLTCDPIGGLVQIPCIERNTMGAIKAITAAQLALQSNPDKAKVSLDTVVKTMWETALDMNAKYKETADGGLAVHIPLSLPEC; encoded by the coding sequence ATGAGCAAAGAACAAATATCCGTTTTTGATATGTTTAAAATAGGTATCGGACCGTCGAGTTCGCATACCTTGGGCCCTTGGCGTGCCGCGCAGCAATTTACCCATGTCCTCCACATACAAGGTGTATTGGCAGAGGTAGAGCAGGTCAAAATTTTGCTTTACGGATCTTTAGCCAAGACTGGTGCCGGGCACGGAACCGATATCGCTGTGCTGCTGGGGCTAAGTGGTGACGATCCCGTTACTTTTGATGTGGACCGTGTGACACCAAAAGTTGAGCATATCAAAGCAGTAGGCGAACTAGAGGTCGGTGGTGAACGTAAAATTCCCTTTTCGTATACCGAAGACCTTCTTTTCCTGTACACAGAGAGCCTGCCCTTTCACCCGAATGCCGTTACTTTTCAGGCATTCCTGGCCAGTGGAAAAGCGATTACGGAAACCTACTATTCCATTGGTGGCGGATTTGTCGTGCAGGAAAATGATAACGAAAGTGTACTTTCGGAGGTGGATCTGCCATTTCCGGTGGATACAGCCCAGGAGCTGCTGCACTGGACGATGAAAACGGGATTGAAAATCTCTGAGCTTGTTCTTGAAAATGAGTGCGCGTGGCGGGAGGAGAGTGAGACTGTTGCTGGTGTGCTCAATATCTACAAAACAATATATGAGTGTATTTACCGCGGATGCCATACAGGAGGTACACTGCCGGGCGGCCTGAATGTAGAGCGGCGTGCGGCTAAATTAAATAAGAAACTGATGCAGGGGCGCAGCTATCAGGATTATGCGTCCTGGGTGATGGCGATCCGCGAAGGGGGACAGAATTTTCAATATATCCTGGATTGGGTGAGCTGTTTTGCTCTTGCTGTGAATGAAGAAAATGCTTCCTTTGGCCGCGTTGTTACCGCACCGACCAATGGTGCTTCGGGCGTGATTCCCGCGGTGTTGCAGTATTTTATAACCTTCCACGACGGAATGCGCGAAAATAAAATCATCCAGTTTATTCTGACCGCCTCCGAAATCGGCTCGATCTTTAAGAAAAATGCAACCATATCCGCTGCCATGGGCGGCTGTCAGGCCGAAATTGGCGTTTCCTCAGCCATGGCCGCGGGTGCACTGACAGAAGTACTGGGCGGCTCGCAGCGACAGGTGTTGATGGCTGCCGAAATCGCCATGGAGCATCATCTCGGGCTGACCTGTGACCCTATTGGCGGACTTGTGCAGATCCCGTGTATTGAGCGCAATACAATGGGCGCAATAAAAGCGATTACGGCTGCTCAGCTGGCCCTGCAATCGAATCCCGATAAAGCAAAAGTCAGCCTGGATACCGTGGTCAAAACCATGTGGGAGACGGCTTTGGATATGAATGCCAAGTACAAAGAAACAGCAGATGGTGGCCTGGCAGTCCATATTCCCCTGAGTCTGCCAGAATGTTAA
- a CDS encoding MBL fold metallo-hydrolase: MKYCAIASGSNGNCYYIAKDDSAILIDAGINSKHIHLRMYNLGILPTQVKAIFITHEHSDHIKGLSVFAKKYDLPVYITRGSYDGSRLHLPSHLVNIIAPNDVVDVGGLRVYGIPKFHDAKEPCSFLVSDGTYNIGVLTDIGRPCENVQHVIQHSDVLLLESNYDEDMLRTGRYSYFLKNRISSGWGHLSNRAAAELFNQYRTERLKHLILTHLSGENNTVELVHQTFEPHCDRIQLHVATRYRETELFDLAQLLISPSLLSGNVCAG; the protein is encoded by the coding sequence ATGAAATATTGTGCAATAGCTTCGGGAAGTAATGGGAACTGCTATTATATAGCCAAAGATGATTCGGCAATATTGATTGATGCCGGCATCAACAGCAAGCATATTCATCTGCGGATGTATAATCTGGGAATACTGCCTACCCAAGTTAAGGCCATATTCATTACACACGAACATTCAGACCATATAAAAGGCCTTTCTGTCTTCGCAAAAAAATACGATCTGCCCGTATATATTACCAGAGGCAGTTATGATGGTTCCCGGTTACACTTACCGTCGCATCTGGTCAATATCATCGCGCCCAACGATGTCGTTGATGTCGGAGGGCTTAGGGTATATGGTATCCCTAAATTTCATGATGCCAAAGAACCCTGCAGTTTTTTGGTGTCCGATGGCACATATAATATCGGCGTGCTGACCGACATTGGCCGCCCCTGTGAAAACGTGCAGCATGTAATCCAGCATTCCGATGTACTCCTGCTGGAATCTAACTACGATGAAGATATGCTACGTACAGGACGATACTCTTATTTTCTGAAAAATAGAATCAGTAGTGGATGGGGGCACCTTTCCAATCGTGCTGCAGCCGAACTGTTCAATCAATACAGGACCGAGCGCCTCAAGCACTTGATTTTAACCCACCTCTCCGGAGAGAATAATACGGTCGAACTCGTCCACCAGACGTTTGAACCACATTGCGACCGTATCCAGCTTCATGTGGCTACACGCTACCGCGAAACCGAGTTATTTGATCTGGCGCAGCTGCTCATATCGCCATCCCTATTGTCCGGTAACGTCTGCGCTGGATGA
- a CDS encoding DUF4198 domain-containing protein, producing the protein MKVLISLFTFLTALLYSFSSNAHALWIESSPSGTVNQPHEVRVYYGEYATNERDNIEKWYSDVKDFTLLLYVPGKEPVQVELTNKGDHFGGSFQPTVEGTYFLSIVKAPKDLGGDTKYEFSSLVPVQVGKSTKLDYSSLKNPLQVELLNATVVKKGASLQAKVTSAGQAVPNAKVSVFSSTGWGKEFVADAAGIVTFDALWSGAYVLEASIFEQKSGEHEGKPYTSSWQGSTTFLQVK; encoded by the coding sequence ATGAAAGTTCTTATTTCGCTTTTTACATTTCTAACAGCACTGTTGTACAGTTTCAGCAGCAATGCACACGCCCTTTGGATTGAATCATCTCCTTCCGGCACCGTTAATCAGCCACATGAGGTCAGGGTATATTACGGAGAATATGCGACCAATGAAAGAGACAATATCGAAAAATGGTATTCTGACGTGAAGGATTTTACATTGCTCCTGTATGTTCCGGGAAAAGAGCCTGTTCAGGTCGAATTGACCAACAAAGGCGACCATTTCGGTGGTTCGTTTCAGCCTACCGTGGAGGGAACCTATTTTTTATCTATTGTTAAAGCGCCTAAAGATTTAGGTGGCGATACCAAGTATGAGTTTTCATCCCTGGTGCCCGTCCAGGTGGGCAAATCGACAAAGTTGGATTATAGCTCCTTGAAAAATCCACTGCAGGTGGAACTGCTTAATGCGACTGTTGTGAAAAAAGGGGCTAGTCTGCAGGCAAAAGTTACAAGTGCAGGTCAGGCCGTTCCAAACGCAAAAGTATCTGTTTTTTCGTCTACCGGCTGGGGCAAGGAATTTGTTGCCGATGCTGCTGGCATCGTTACCTTTGATGCGCTTTGGTCCGGAGCTTACGTGCTTGAGGCCAGTATCTTCGAACAGAAATCCGG